The Pseudomonadota bacterium DNA segment GGGCTACCGCTAGATAGAACGGGTGAGATCGGAGAGCTTCGAGTTGCCGGGCCAGGGGTCGCTTCGCGGTACTTCGGCAGCGCTGACAACCACGTGTTTCAACAGGGCTGGTATCACACGGGCGATCTTGTGCGGCGGCAGGCGGATGGCGTGTTCTACTTTGTCGGGCGGAAGCACGACATGGTAAAGGCTTCCGGCCTTCGGGTATATCCCCTCGAGATCGAGACCATCATCCAGTCCCATCCTTCGGTGCGCGAGGCAGTAGTGATGGGAGCAATCGATCCAGAAAGGGGAGAGAGGCTTGCAGCCCTCGTTGTCCCGCGAGACGGGCATAGCCTCTCCATCCGCGAGCTCGCTTTCTTCTGCAGTCAGAGACTAGAAAGTCACAAGGTTCCCAGGTTGATCCGCTTGTGCCGCGCGCTACCGCGCAACGACCTCGGCAAGGTCGATCGGATCGCAGCACTTGCCGCAATCGATCCTGATCGCCGCCTGCGAGCCTTGTCTTTCAGCGAGTCGCCGGATGGCTGATAGAAAGCTCAACAAGGCGTGCCAGATTCGGGACAAGGTCTTGGGCCGATCAGTGTTCCTGAGAGGAGTGATCGAGTTTAGCAATGTATGCGTCAGGAACTGCCTGTATTGCGGCATGCGGGCCTCCAACAGGGATCTCAGACGCTACCAGATGGACGCCGGTAGCCTTGTCGCTGCCGCTCAAGAAATCCGCGCTGATGGTCTTGGCATCGCAATGATCCAGGGAGGAGACGATCTCGCATATGACACAGGCGAGTTAGCAAGAGCCGTGTCCGAGGTCCGCCGCCTTGGCCTCACGGTCCTGCTTTGTATCGGAGACCGGCCGTTGCAGCATTACGAGCTCTTCCGCGCTGCTGGGGCCGAACAGGCCATCGTGAAGTTCGAGACCAGCAACGCAGAGCTCTACAAGCAGATGCGCCCCCACAACAGCCTAGAGGACAGGCTGGAGCTGATCCGCGGCCTTGCGGCAATGGGTTACTCGGTTAGCAGCGGCTGCATCCTCGGTCTGCCTGGCTCGACAACCAGCGACTCGATTCGCGACCTGGAGCTAGTCAAGGAGTTGCCCTTGTTCGCTGCCAGCGTCAGCCCCTTCATTCCGGGGCCGTCCACCCCGCTGAGCGGCTACGCATCGCCCCCCCTGGATTCAGTCCTCGATTTCATTGCAGGAATGCGA contains these protein-coding regions:
- a CDS encoding radical SAM protein, whose translation is MADRKLNKACQIRDKVLGRSVFLRGVIEFSNVCVRNCLYCGMRASNRDLRRYQMDAGSLVAAAQEIRADGLGIAMIQGGDDLAYDTGELARAVSEVRRLGLTVLLCIGDRPLQHYELFRAAGAEQAIVKFETSNAELYKQMRPHNSLEDRLELIRGLAAMGYSVSSGCILGLPGSTTSDSIRDLELVKELPLFAASVSPFIPGPSTPLSGYASPPLDSVLDFIAGMRLENPDLLIPAVSALNALATNEGRKTLGLALGLQAGANVVTVNYTPNDARGDYIIYRTARSLVSLDMAIDAARTAGLQLSRPLS